The Acidicapsa acidisoli genome contains a region encoding:
- a CDS encoding PD-(D/E)XK nuclease family protein: MNSRQTFRIAHVDGWLADGGVVLTANERAARAVSVDLGRARRAEGRSAWPTPAVFAWDSWVREEWRKRNRAGLVLLNPLQEQALWMRVIGRSRTGQGLLHPGRLADAAQRAYRLLSSYAPDSLKPSARLGWTGDATVFSEWLEAFESRCRREGLVSNSRLGLELTESLTQERFLGRDGEVRRSPLLLIGFDRLLDTQIALLDAWGDWRLDGTGQGSLSRQFLAAPDAATELAACMVWLRAEVAKDSDARLIVVTTALQERRGELERALLDSGPDGGVVDFEFSLGVPLGQTGLVRSAVLLLRWLHESLTEAELDWLIGSGHCAGSYEEEIALAEAMRAFRRRGQERPEWGLDDFASSFERRDAESEGPAGHEVWANRLLSAREQLQAVPKRQSPLEWAEAAQRLLKAVGWPGFRPLSSAAFQALDRWERLLEDCGSLGFDGSQVEWAEFVATVADAVSSTIFAAESSDAQVQITEPLESAGQLADGIWFLGANEEAWPSRGQPNSLLPIGLQREMGMPHASPQADWELAQQATERLFSSANEVVFSYAKLSAGTEARPSRLAVRQVGEAVDLSEDSTYPDPREDQTESFPDNSLIPFPHRIIGGGAATLTRQSLCPFQAFATARLGADDWEPAETGLNAKQRGQLLHSVLHRVWSGSARGGISSLAELQGISDLHLFVRGAVRVVMVESFDSNRRNSLPSRFPARYLQLEAERLTELVSDWLEYERERQSFAVAATEVKREVTIAGLTFTLRLDRIDTLEGGGKLVIDYKSSEVGPKAWAGERPDDVQLPLYATFAVDGDLEGLVFARVRPGTTKFYGRVRSATETLRPDLTARDRLVSDPLTELQLAEWWERIERLGEDFLAGRAVVDPKEPDKTCAKCHLHAICRINENQPWVAVAGDSEENGDSAESEEGAGGGDA; encoded by the coding sequence ATGAACAGCCGACAGACATTTCGGATCGCACACGTGGACGGCTGGCTGGCGGATGGCGGCGTGGTCCTGACGGCGAACGAGCGGGCGGCGCGGGCTGTCTCTGTCGACTTGGGTCGGGCGCGAAGAGCCGAGGGACGCTCCGCGTGGCCGACGCCAGCCGTCTTTGCGTGGGATAGCTGGGTGCGCGAGGAGTGGCGGAAGCGGAATCGCGCCGGGCTGGTGCTGCTCAATCCGTTACAGGAGCAGGCGCTCTGGATGCGGGTGATTGGCAGGAGCCGCACGGGGCAAGGATTGCTCCATCCGGGCAGGTTGGCCGATGCGGCGCAGCGGGCGTACCGGTTGCTTTCGAGTTACGCGCCGGACTCGCTCAAGCCCTCGGCACGATTGGGCTGGACTGGCGATGCCACGGTCTTCAGCGAATGGCTGGAGGCTTTCGAGTCGCGCTGCCGCCGCGAGGGACTGGTCAGCAACAGCCGTCTTGGCCTGGAGCTTACCGAGTCCCTGACGCAGGAAAGATTTCTCGGGCGCGACGGCGAGGTGCGCCGCAGTCCGCTCCTGCTGATTGGCTTTGACCGGTTGCTGGATACGCAAATAGCTCTTCTGGATGCTTGGGGCGATTGGCGGCTGGATGGGACTGGGCAGGGCTCGCTATCCAGGCAATTCCTGGCCGCTCCCGATGCGGCGACCGAGCTTGCAGCATGTATGGTGTGGCTGCGCGCGGAGGTGGCCAAAGACTCGGACGCGCGGCTGATCGTCGTCACGACCGCCTTGCAGGAGCGACGCGGCGAATTAGAGCGGGCTTTGCTCGATTCGGGGCCAGACGGCGGGGTTGTTGATTTTGAATTTTCGCTGGGTGTACCGCTTGGCCAGACCGGGCTGGTGCGGAGCGCGGTTTTGCTGTTGCGCTGGCTGCATGAGTCTCTAACGGAAGCCGAATTGGACTGGTTGATCGGCTCGGGGCACTGCGCTGGGAGTTATGAGGAAGAAATTGCTCTAGCCGAAGCGATGCGGGCATTTCGCAGGCGCGGTCAGGAACGGCCAGAGTGGGGGCTGGACGATTTCGCGTCCAGCTTCGAGCGAAGGGACGCTGAATCGGAGGGACCTGCCGGTCACGAGGTCTGGGCGAATCGTTTGCTGTCGGCCCGGGAGCAATTGCAGGCAGTGCCGAAGCGGCAAAGCCCTCTGGAATGGGCTGAGGCTGCGCAGAGATTGTTGAAGGCGGTTGGCTGGCCTGGTTTTCGGCCGCTTTCGAGTGCAGCCTTTCAGGCGCTGGACCGCTGGGAGCGTTTGCTGGAAGATTGCGGCTCTCTGGGATTTGATGGATCTCAGGTGGAGTGGGCGGAGTTTGTGGCGACTGTGGCGGACGCAGTTTCGTCGACCATCTTTGCCGCAGAATCGAGCGATGCCCAGGTGCAGATCACGGAACCGCTGGAATCTGCCGGGCAACTGGCGGATGGTATCTGGTTTCTGGGCGCGAACGAAGAGGCCTGGCCGAGTCGCGGGCAGCCCAATTCTCTGCTGCCGATCGGGCTGCAGCGCGAGATGGGTATGCCTCACGCGAGTCCGCAGGCGGACTGGGAGCTGGCGCAGCAGGCGACAGAACGGCTTTTTTCGAGTGCGAACGAGGTTGTGTTCAGCTATGCGAAGCTTTCGGCGGGAACCGAAGCGCGGCCTTCTCGCCTCGCCGTACGACAGGTCGGCGAGGCCGTCGATTTGTCGGAAGACTCGACTTATCCCGATCCGCGGGAGGACCAGACGGAGAGCTTCCCGGATAACAGCCTGATTCCCTTCCCGCACCGCATAATCGGCGGTGGCGCGGCTACACTGACACGTCAGTCGCTGTGTCCATTTCAGGCTTTTGCTACGGCTCGTTTGGGAGCCGACGACTGGGAGCCTGCGGAGACTGGATTGAATGCGAAGCAGAGGGGTCAACTTCTGCATTCCGTGCTGCATCGGGTGTGGAGTGGTTCGGCGCGCGGTGGGATTTCGAGCCTTGCCGAATTGCAGGGTATTTCGGATCTGCACTTGTTTGTGCGGGGAGCCGTTCGCGTTGTCATGGTGGAGAGCTTCGATTCGAACCGCCGCAATTCCCTGCCCTCACGCTTCCCCGCACGGTATTTGCAACTAGAGGCGGAACGGCTGACGGAGTTGGTTTCCGATTGGCTGGAATATGAGCGGGAGCGGCAGTCCTTTGCCGTAGCCGCGACCGAGGTCAAGCGCGAGGTCACTATCGCCGGGCTTACTTTCACGTTGCGACTGGACCGAATTGACACGCTCGAAGGCGGCGGAAAGCTGGTGATCGACTACAAGAGCAGCGAGGTTGGCCCCAAGGCCTGGGCGGGCGAACGTCCGGACGATGTGCAACTGCCGTTGTACGCCACATTTGCCGTGGATGGCGATCTGGAGGGTTTGGTCTTTGCGCGGGTGCGGCCTGGAACGACTAAGTTCTACGGGCGGGTTCGCAGCGCCACGGAAACTTTGCGGCCTGATCTGACCGCGCGCGACCGGCTGGTGAGCGATCCGCTAACCGAGTTGCAACTAGCGGAATGGTGGGAGCGGATCGAGCGGCTGGGCGAGGATTTTCTGGCCGGTCGCGCCGTAGTCGATCCAAAGGAGCCAGACAAGACCTGCGCGAAGTGCCACCTGCACGCCATTTGCCGGATCAACGAGAATCAGCCATGGGTTGCTGTCGCCGGCGACTCGGAGGAAAACGGAGATAGCGCGGAAAGCGAGGAAGGCGCAGGAGGTGGCGATGCCTGA
- a CDS encoding UvrD-helicase domain-containing protein codes for MPERVEIVQARPAIAPPDQAERSRALDPARSFLVQAPAGSGKTYLLTQRFLRLLAQADKPDEIVAITFTNAAAAEMRHRILEALEKAESAETVDGDPESLPALATRALARAKQLGWQILDQPHQLRVTTIDAFCRGMALQSPLSWGLLSGLGGRLDPVNNPNDLYRRAATRTIELLNAEESPTRQSVEELLRWRDNHWKDVEDLLVQMLGQRNRWFQGFVFDREVDWEELRERLEAPFCRAAHGRLETLGRLLDRHPGSREFALRLARIACENPGKLSPLGLAERAELLTVFVGEDGVVEPIVLEDAAAAYCDLANFLLTAKGEWRKKGGLTVNHGFPSGTQGKAAKEQFAELVASLAEEPGLQAALAAFQEPMPLRYTDAEWELIRHCFAVLRFAAGQLQVVFAETGSVDFTEVAQIALRILAPENGFPSDFAMRQADGIRHLLIDEFQDTSRNQHQLLARLIAAWPEREGRSCFCVGDPMQSIYGFREAEVELFERLKTHGLETASGISNELFRFDFVPLRANFRTVPSLVNDLNGHFERVFAENDGSGVRFSAAEAARQSPSVAKSELHLAFTMNGKADEAGFADAAAELTRENQLGEIVALIGSKLEVANQRKNIPGSEKYRIAVLGKTRPSLNRIAEALSKAKISFRAIDLVLLRDRPEVLDALSLARALLNPTDRTAWLGVLRAPWCGLSLAELHLVTSADDAVICATPVPKLLASRLPMLFEQGLLSAHGFQATSRVAHVLKSAAENRSTSSTAALGTWLASVWKALGGGDTVDAVQGANLRLLWAALDKLLEGELDLLGGGLNSALNELYALPDPDASSDFGVQLMTIHKSKGLEFEVILVPDLEAEGKKSEKTMISWLERGLADAGGDGDQLTEFLIAPIQAKGAEIGVAKRWVDRVKRKREEQELRRLLYVAATRAREELHLFARPRFRMSRSSEEPELASPTGMLKTAWPAIGEETQAQFDAWLAQRSAAQEQVTPAPLELATLAAEASNLLQMPVTGLAAASRPTMLRRLPEGYQPPELANFGTSSSRASQGSNREESREALYARTEGGLRSRLLGTAIHAFLEELSILRRSMSPSEAASAVADALPAVTAQVRSHGLTRDAAERLAGEALAVAQQASTDPTGSWILAPHPQGDAEARWTGLVGPDAAGGRGRQWNLRPDRVFFAEAPPSLESVADSVPANEPIWWIIDYKSAGADGIDLVDDAAKQVFLRAQREQYKDQLAAYAQVLRSLHEAKGEQTTPIRTGIYYPRLQLLDVWNA; via the coding sequence ATGCCTGAACGTGTGGAGATTGTGCAGGCCCGTCCGGCTATTGCTCCGCCCGATCAGGCGGAGCGCAGCCGCGCGCTCGATCCGGCGCGATCATTTCTGGTGCAGGCTCCTGCCGGTTCCGGCAAAACGTACCTGCTGACGCAACGCTTTCTCCGGTTGCTGGCCCAGGCAGACAAGCCGGATGAGATCGTCGCAATTACATTCACCAATGCCGCAGCGGCGGAGATGCGCCATCGAATTCTGGAAGCACTGGAGAAAGCGGAATCAGCCGAGACCGTTGACGGCGATCCGGAAAGTCTGCCAGCGCTGGCGACGAGGGCGTTGGCGCGCGCGAAACAGTTGGGATGGCAGATACTCGACCAGCCGCACCAGTTGCGCGTGACGACCATCGACGCCTTTTGCCGTGGGATGGCGCTGCAGAGTCCCTTGAGCTGGGGGCTGCTCTCGGGCCTCGGCGGACGGCTCGATCCGGTGAACAATCCGAATGACCTTTATCGACGCGCGGCCACGCGGACGATCGAGCTGTTAAACGCGGAGGAATCGCCGACACGGCAGTCGGTGGAAGAGCTGCTGCGCTGGCGCGACAACCACTGGAAGGATGTCGAAGATCTCCTGGTGCAGATGCTTGGCCAGCGCAATCGCTGGTTTCAGGGCTTTGTATTTGACCGCGAAGTGGATTGGGAAGAGCTGCGGGAGCGACTGGAAGCTCCTTTTTGCAGGGCGGCGCACGGACGGCTCGAAACGCTGGGCCGGTTGCTTGATCGGCATCCAGGAAGCCGGGAGTTTGCTCTCAGGCTTGCCCGGATTGCGTGCGAAAACCCGGGCAAACTCTCACCTTTGGGACTTGCCGAGCGCGCCGAACTGCTGACCGTATTTGTCGGCGAGGATGGCGTCGTCGAGCCGATTGTTCTGGAAGATGCCGCCGCAGCGTATTGCGATCTCGCCAACTTTCTGCTGACTGCGAAGGGAGAATGGCGCAAGAAGGGCGGCCTCACCGTCAACCATGGCTTCCCTTCCGGCACGCAGGGCAAGGCAGCAAAGGAGCAGTTCGCAGAGCTTGTAGCGTCGCTTGCCGAAGAGCCCGGACTGCAAGCGGCGCTGGCGGCGTTTCAGGAGCCGATGCCGCTCCGCTATACCGACGCGGAGTGGGAGCTGATTCGTCACTGCTTTGCGGTGTTGCGCTTTGCTGCCGGGCAGTTGCAGGTGGTTTTTGCCGAGACAGGATCGGTCGACTTTACGGAGGTAGCCCAGATTGCGCTGCGCATTCTGGCGCCGGAGAATGGATTTCCCTCCGACTTCGCGATGCGTCAGGCGGACGGCATCCGCCATCTGCTGATTGATGAGTTTCAGGATACGAGCCGGAATCAGCACCAGCTCCTGGCTCGGCTGATCGCGGCGTGGCCGGAGCGCGAAGGACGAAGCTGCTTCTGCGTCGGCGATCCCATGCAATCGATTTACGGCTTTCGCGAGGCCGAGGTCGAGCTGTTTGAGCGCCTCAAGACGCATGGCCTCGAAACCGCTTCCGGCATCTCCAACGAGCTATTCCGGTTCGATTTTGTGCCGCTTCGCGCTAATTTCAGGACAGTGCCGAGCCTTGTGAACGACCTGAATGGCCACTTCGAGCGCGTCTTTGCTGAAAACGATGGCAGCGGTGTGCGCTTTTCAGCGGCTGAAGCGGCGCGGCAATCGCCTTCGGTGGCTAAGAGCGAGCTGCATCTGGCGTTCACTATGAATGGAAAGGCGGATGAGGCTGGTTTTGCGGATGCTGCGGCAGAATTGACTCGCGAGAACCAGCTTGGCGAGATCGTCGCGCTGATCGGAAGCAAGCTGGAGGTCGCCAATCAGCGAAAGAACATTCCTGGAAGCGAGAAGTATCGGATCGCGGTGCTCGGCAAGACGCGGCCATCACTGAACCGAATTGCAGAGGCTCTAAGCAAGGCCAAAATCAGTTTCCGGGCCATCGATTTGGTGCTGTTGCGGGATCGGCCCGAGGTACTGGATGCGCTTTCGCTGGCGCGGGCGCTGCTCAACCCAACCGATCGAACGGCGTGGCTAGGAGTGCTGCGCGCGCCGTGGTGCGGGCTCTCCCTGGCGGAGCTGCATCTCGTAACTTCGGCGGACGATGCAGTAATCTGCGCAACGCCTGTCCCGAAGCTGCTTGCGTCGCGGTTGCCGATGCTCTTCGAGCAGGGCCTGTTGAGTGCGCATGGATTTCAGGCGACTTCGCGCGTCGCGCATGTTCTGAAATCTGCGGCGGAAAATCGATCAACCTCCAGCACTGCCGCGCTGGGAACGTGGCTTGCGTCGGTTTGGAAGGCGCTCGGAGGCGGCGACACCGTTGACGCCGTGCAAGGCGCGAATCTTCGCCTGCTGTGGGCTGCGTTGGATAAGTTGCTGGAGGGAGAACTCGACCTGCTCGGCGGCGGGCTGAACTCGGCTTTGAACGAGCTGTACGCGCTACCTGATCCGGACGCCAGCAGCGATTTTGGCGTTCAGTTGATGACCATCCATAAATCGAAGGGGCTGGAGTTCGAGGTGATCCTCGTACCGGATCTGGAGGCGGAGGGAAAGAAGTCGGAGAAGACGATGATCAGCTGGCTGGAGCGCGGGCTTGCCGATGCTGGCGGCGACGGCGATCAGCTTACGGAGTTTCTGATTGCGCCGATTCAGGCCAAGGGCGCTGAAATCGGCGTGGCCAAGAGATGGGTCGACCGCGTGAAGAGAAAGCGCGAAGAACAGGAGTTGCGCCGTCTGCTCTACGTTGCCGCAACCCGCGCCCGCGAAGAGCTGCACCTCTTCGCCAGACCACGATTTCGGATGAGCCGAAGCTCTGAGGAGCCGGAACTTGCCAGTCCGACCGGGATGCTCAAGACGGCGTGGCCGGCGATTGGCGAAGAGACTCAGGCCCAATTCGATGCATGGCTTGCGCAGCGATCCGCAGCTCAGGAACAGGTAACTCCGGCTCCATTGGAGCTGGCAACACTGGCTGCAGAGGCCAGCAACCTGCTGCAGATGCCGGTGACCGGGCTGGCCGCCGCGTCACGGCCCACAATGCTACGACGGCTTCCGGAAGGCTATCAGCCGCCAGAATTGGCCAACTTTGGCACATCGTCCTCACGCGCGTCGCAAGGCTCTAACCGGGAAGAATCGCGGGAGGCACTATACGCCCGAACCGAAGGTGGACTGCGCTCACGGCTGCTGGGCACGGCCATCCACGCATTCCTCGAAGAATTGAGCATCCTGCGCCGGAGTATGAGTCCAAGTGAGGCCGCAAGCGCGGTTGCCGATGCCCTGCCCGCTGTTACGGCACAGGTTCGCAGCCACGGACTGACGCGCGATGCGGCGGAGCGGCTTGCCGGCGAAGCGCTCGCTGTTGCGCAGCAGGCGTCGACAGATCCGACCGGTTCCTGGATTCTGGCTCCTCATCCGCAGGGAGACGCCGAGGCGCGATGGACCGGGCTTGTTGGTCCCGATGCCGCTGGTGGACGCGGCCGGCAGTGGAATCTGCGCCCGGACCGGGTCTTTTTCGCCGAGGCTCCTCCATCTCTGGAGTCGGTCGCGGATTCTGTCCCTGCGAATGAGCCCATCTGGTGGATTATCGACTACAAATCCGCCGGTGCGGATGGAATCGATCTGGTGGACGATGCTGCGAAACAGGTTTTTCTGAGGGCGCAACGGGAGCAATATAAGGACCAGCTTGCCGCTTACGCTCAGGTCTTGCGCAGCCTGCACGAGGCGAAGGGGGAGCAAACAACGCCAATCCGGACGGGGATATATTACCCGCGGCTGCAACTTCTGGACGTCTGGAATGCCTGA
- a CDS encoding protease pro-enzyme activation domain-containing protein, producing the protein MKTFVHRLQHQFFLPLSLSVSVLLAGGAPIAQAAGQAPAPTARVAAEINGSQMTALPNSKRSLALAQYDTGRLSPATKLQGISISFSRSESQEASLKALMAAQQNPSSPQYHQWLTPDQFAAQFGMSDADLAKVQTWLEQQGFSVDSVARSKNMIRFSGTARQVEMAFATEMHTYSVKTSTGVESHFAPSTALSVPSALAGVVESIRNLDDFRPRSHRKAMPLGVAHPNYTDGSGGHELAPADIYTIYDVTPLYSAGITGTGQSIALIGQSDVDLTDIANFRTAAGLPATTPTKVLVPGSGAPYFSSGDESESDLDLEWSGAIAKSANLIFVYTGDSSNSSGAFDSIIYAIDQRIAPIISSSYGDCETDLNGSNLETNFEQAAAQGQTVLSAAGDDGSTDCFVDTNLTVAQQGALAVDYPASSPNVTGIGGTEFAGDASAAGTYWNSSNGTGGSSAIEYIPETTWNDDSTCKSDASSPLCATGGGASFLFTKPSWQTGAGVPADGARDVPDIALDASNVHDPYVYCSSDIAATGISGSCSSGFLDSTGKNLTEAGGTSFATPIFAGILALINQKENSTGQGLINPTLYSLASSSSVYASAFHDINTGNNDCNSGSTFCLTSGSSSGFSAGTGYDQVTGLGSVDANGLATNWPATVVGTAPSLLGSVTTVTTSSSTAPLSTAVTFTIKVAPISGSRTPSGTVSFSMDGAQVSTATLSGGSATYSATFTTAGNHIVEANYSGDSSYAPSVGTGSINVLSTAGSFSFAAAATNVTVSSSTTCSNSALDGNGFSTYCDVLTVTPTGGYTGLVDFQATTTDPTLASEGCWNFDEATVSGTGTGSGTIYISVNSSFCSSNGIPVTGNHRPNQRFKLVPKTTAQLQHSSLPAQSSRAGLWAISLLVAALVGFRVRKLRGLAAFAMLMALGFGLSACGGGGSSSTGTTTTGPTGVPVVVTGTDTVSPSLTSSVTLSVVVQ; encoded by the coding sequence ATGAAAACTTTTGTTCATCGTTTGCAGCACCAGTTTTTCCTCCCCCTCTCGTTGTCGGTGTCTGTATTACTGGCTGGTGGAGCACCCATCGCCCAGGCCGCAGGTCAGGCTCCCGCTCCCACTGCTCGCGTTGCGGCCGAGATCAATGGCTCGCAGATGACCGCGCTGCCCAACTCGAAGCGCTCTCTTGCGCTGGCGCAATACGATACTGGCCGACTATCTCCAGCAACGAAGCTGCAGGGCATAAGCATCTCCTTCAGCCGTTCGGAAAGCCAGGAAGCAAGCCTGAAGGCGTTGATGGCGGCGCAGCAGAACCCCTCCTCGCCGCAGTACCACCAGTGGCTTACGCCAGACCAGTTCGCTGCGCAGTTCGGCATGTCGGATGCGGACCTTGCCAAGGTCCAGACATGGCTGGAGCAGCAAGGCTTTTCAGTTGACTCCGTTGCCCGCAGCAAGAATATGATTCGCTTCTCCGGCACGGCTCGCCAGGTGGAAATGGCTTTTGCCACCGAGATGCACACCTACTCGGTCAAGACTTCCACTGGTGTAGAGAGCCACTTCGCACCGTCCACGGCATTGAGCGTGCCGTCGGCGCTGGCAGGTGTGGTCGAGAGTATTCGCAACCTGGACGACTTCCGCCCGAGATCGCACAGAAAGGCTATGCCGCTGGGTGTCGCCCACCCTAACTACACCGACGGCTCCGGGGGACATGAATTGGCGCCGGCGGATATTTACACGATCTACGACGTTACCCCCCTCTACAGCGCCGGCATAACCGGCACCGGTCAGTCGATTGCCCTGATTGGCCAGTCCGATGTGGATCTGACCGATATTGCAAACTTCCGCACGGCGGCAGGATTGCCTGCGACTACGCCAACCAAGGTTCTTGTTCCCGGTAGCGGCGCTCCTTATTTTTCCAGCGGGGACGAGTCGGAATCGGATCTCGATCTTGAGTGGTCCGGAGCCATCGCCAAGTCGGCGAACCTGATCTTCGTCTACACCGGAGACAGCTCGAACAGCTCTGGCGCCTTCGACTCGATCATTTACGCCATCGATCAGCGGATCGCTCCCATCATCAGCTCAAGCTATGGCGATTGCGAAACCGATCTGAATGGATCGAACCTTGAGACCAACTTTGAACAAGCTGCGGCTCAGGGGCAGACCGTCCTATCGGCAGCGGGCGATGACGGCTCGACCGACTGCTTTGTCGACACCAACCTTACGGTAGCCCAGCAGGGCGCGCTTGCTGTGGACTACCCAGCGAGCAGTCCCAACGTGACAGGCATCGGCGGCACGGAATTTGCCGGCGATGCCAGCGCCGCAGGCACCTACTGGAACTCAAGCAACGGCACCGGCGGCAGTTCCGCGATCGAATACATCCCGGAGACTACATGGAATGACGACAGCACCTGCAAGTCCGATGCCTCAAGCCCGCTTTGCGCGACTGGCGGGGGCGCCAGTTTCCTGTTCACGAAGCCGTCGTGGCAGACCGGGGCGGGAGTCCCGGCGGATGGAGCGCGTGACGTGCCCGACATCGCTCTCGACGCCTCGAATGTGCATGACCCGTACGTCTATTGCTCCAGCGATATTGCGGCAACCGGCATCTCCGGCAGCTGCTCGTCGGGATTCCTCGATTCGACGGGCAAGAATCTCACCGAGGCCGGAGGCACGAGCTTCGCGACGCCGATCTTTGCCGGCATTCTGGCGCTCATCAATCAGAAGGAAAACTCTACGGGACAGGGCCTGATCAACCCTACTCTCTATTCGCTTGCATCCAGCTCAAGCGTGTATGCTTCGGCCTTCCATGACATCAACACCGGGAATAACGACTGCAACTCGGGCAGCACATTCTGCCTGACCAGCGGTTCTTCGAGCGGCTTCAGCGCTGGAACCGGCTACGATCAGGTCACTGGATTGGGCTCGGTCGACGCGAACGGCCTCGCCACAAATTGGCCTGCCACGGTCGTCGGCACGGCGCCATCTCTGTTGGGCTCGGTCACCACGGTCACCACGTCCAGTTCGACAGCACCACTTTCAACCGCCGTCACCTTCACGATCAAAGTAGCGCCGATTTCAGGCAGTCGAACTCCGAGCGGAACTGTCAGTTTCAGCATGGACGGGGCTCAGGTAAGCACCGCCACTCTGAGCGGTGGGTCTGCGACCTACTCCGCGACCTTCACAACTGCGGGAAATCACATTGTGGAAGCGAACTACTCTGGCGACTCATCCTATGCACCGTCGGTTGGCACGGGCAGCATCAACGTGCTGTCTACTGCCGGGTCATTCTCGTTCGCTGCGGCAGCGACCAACGTCACTGTCTCTTCCAGCACAACCTGCTCCAATTCAGCGCTGGATGGAAACGGCTTCAGCACTTACTGCGATGTGCTAACCGTTACCCCCACCGGCGGCTATACGGGACTGGTTGATTTTCAAGCCACAACCACCGATCCAACGCTGGCTTCCGAAGGCTGCTGGAACTTTGATGAGGCTACCGTGAGCGGTACCGGAACCGGCAGCGGCACCATCTACATCTCCGTCAACTCCTCCTTCTGCAGCAGCAATGGCATTCCAGTCACCGGCAATCACCGTCCCAATCAGCGCTTCAAGCTGGTCCCGAAGACAACCGCGCAACTGCAGCATTCCAGCCTGCCCGCGCAATCGAGCCGTGCCGGATTGTGGGCGATCAGTCTGCTCGTGGCAGCATTGGTCGGCTTCCGCGTTCGCAAGCTGCGCGGCCTGGCTGCATTTGCCATGCTGATGGCGCTTGGATTTGGCCTGAGCGCCTGCGGAGGTGGTGGCAGCAGCAGCACTGGAACAACTACGACAGGACCAACCGGTGTGCCGGTTGTCGTAACGGGTACGGATACCGTTTCGCCTTCCCTCACGTCTTCCGTCACGCTCTCAGTGGTCGTGCAATAG
- the phoU gene encoding phosphate signaling complex protein PhoU, with translation MTRIRFQRSLDELKEKLLIMAGLAEQAIQRATESYRVRDLSICDLVSRSEMAINRLEREIDQAALDLLAMEQPMAIDLRFILAVIKINADLERVGDAAKSISDRVRTMESMAVADLPVDIPRMASLAANMVRKSLQSFIEADAEMAQSVLSMDDAVDGMNRAAHVTLTHVMATEGHLAPQALNALMVCRSLERVADHATNIAEDVIFWVKGADVRHKGSVDAVAAQSLQTSKAERPTS, from the coding sequence ATGACACGAATCCGGTTTCAACGCAGTCTCGACGAATTGAAAGAAAAGCTTCTGATCATGGCCGGCCTTGCCGAGCAGGCGATTCAGCGGGCTACGGAGTCGTATCGAGTCCGCGACCTGTCCATATGTGACCTGGTCAGCCGCAGCGAGATGGCGATCAATCGCCTGGAGCGCGAGATCGATCAGGCCGCGCTCGACCTGCTGGCGATGGAGCAACCCATGGCCATCGACCTCCGCTTCATTCTCGCGGTCATCAAGATCAACGCCGATCTGGAGCGCGTGGGCGACGCGGCCAAGAGCATCAGCGACCGTGTGCGCACGATGGAATCGATGGCTGTCGCCGACCTGCCCGTGGACATTCCGCGCATGGCCTCTCTCGCCGCGAACATGGTCCGGAAATCGCTGCAATCCTTTATTGAAGCGGATGCAGAGATGGCGCAGTCGGTGCTCAGCATGGACGATGCCGTCGACGGAATGAATCGTGCTGCTCACGTGACGCTCACGCACGTCATGGCCACGGAAGGCCATCTCGCGCCGCAGGCCCTGAATGCGCTGATGGTCTGCCGCAGTCTCGAGCGCGTGGCGGATCACGCTACAAACATTGCTGAAGACGTTATTTTCTGGGTCAAAGGCGCGGATGTGCGCCACAAAGGCAGCGTCGATGCCGTCGCCGCTCAGTCCCTGCAGACTTCCAAGGCAGAACGTCCGACGAGCTAA
- the pstB gene encoding phosphate ABC transporter ATP-binding protein PstB translates to MGVGIEVTNLNAWYGANHTLQDINLPIPANHATALIGPSGCGKSTFVRCLNRMHETNPIAKVTGSVRIGATDIYADASPVEVRRRVGMVFQRPNPFPTMSIYDNVASGLKLNGFSNRRALDEIVERSLKHAALWDEVKDDLKKKSGASLSGGQQQRMCIARALAVDPEVLLMDEPASALDPVSTSKIEDLIFQLKTQYTIVIVTHNMQQAARVAEKTGFFLNGRMVEFDSTHKIFTNPSDKRTEDYITGRFG, encoded by the coding sequence GTGGGTGTAGGGATCGAGGTCACCAACCTGAACGCGTGGTACGGAGCAAACCACACGCTGCAAGACATCAATCTGCCGATTCCGGCAAATCACGCCACGGCTCTGATCGGCCCTTCGGGCTGCGGCAAGTCTACCTTTGTTCGCTGCCTCAATCGAATGCACGAAACCAACCCGATCGCAAAGGTGACGGGATCGGTTCGCATCGGCGCAACCGACATTTATGCCGATGCCTCGCCGGTTGAAGTTCGCCGCCGCGTCGGCATGGTCTTTCAGCGACCGAACCCCTTTCCAACTATGTCGATCTATGACAATGTCGCATCCGGCCTGAAGCTCAACGGCTTCAGCAACCGCCGCGCTTTGGATGAGATTGTCGAGCGATCGCTGAAACACGCCGCGCTGTGGGACGAAGTGAAGGACGATCTCAAGAAGAAATCCGGCGCCAGCCTCTCCGGCGGTCAACAGCAGCGCATGTGCATTGCGCGTGCGCTTGCCGTCGATCCGGAGGTCTTGCTGATGGACGAGCCTGCGTCGGCGCTTGATCCTGTTTCCACGTCTAAGATTGAGGACCTGATCTTTCAGCTCAAGACGCAATACACTATTGTGATAGTCACGCACAACATGCAGCAGGCTGCGCGAGTGGCTGAAAAAACCGGCTTCTTTCTCAACGGTCGCATGGTCGAGTTCGATTCGACGCACAAGATATTCACAAACCCCAGCGACAAGCGGACCGAAGACTACATTACAGGCAGGTTTGGATGA